CAGGAGTGTGGCCTTCCCGCACCAGCTCACAGTATTCGGACGACCCCAACCCCTCGCGGCAGCCGCAGGTGACCACTACCGCCCCTCCCTTCCTCAAGACATTACGGGCCGCGATGAGCCCCTTGCTCACCTGATAAAACGTTGAATCCAGTGGATATCCGCCCGCCGAGGTCACAACCAGGTCGGCTTCATCATCCAGTAGCCGGACCGACGTTTGCTCAACCATCTTGCATCCCGCCTGATGGGCGATGGTCGGGTGTCCGGCAAAGACGCCCACCATCTGCCGCACCTTGTTGATCACGACATTAACCAGAAAATCCGCGCCCGTCATCTCCATTACACGCTCGCCGGCCTCGTGAAAGGGATTACCGTCGAGAATGCAGTTGGTCACGCCGGGATGGTCGATCATCTTGAAGGAATGCATGAACTTCATGGTGTTGAAGCTGGAGATGCCCGGCAGAATGGCTTTGCGGCCGCCGGAGTACCCCGCGTACATGTGGGGCTCGATGAGGCCGGTCAAGATCTTGAGGTCGGCATCCAGGTAATGGATGTTGAGCTCGATGGGAGCGCCGTCTATTTCCGCAATCCACCTCAGGTCCTCGTCCTTCCTGCAGTAGTGGTTGACGATCCGGTAGTTTTCCATGATCTCGGCCCCGACCATCGACTTGAGCTCGTCGCCGAGATTGGGACGGTGCATCCCGGTGGCAATGAGAATCGTGATGTCCTTGCGCGCGATGCCCGCCTCCTCGAGGATCTTGAGCATGGGGGAAAGAATGAGCTGGTTCGGGACGGGCCGGGTGATGTCGGAAATGACGATGCAGGCGTTCTTGCGCCCGGAGGCGATCGTCGCCAGGGGCGCCGCACCGATGGGGTCGGCCAGAGCGTCTGCAACAGCCTGCTCAGGATTTGGGAGAGGATCGACAGGCTTGGGGTTCAAAATTCTGGTCGACTCAGGCAGCTCGACGCTGATCGGATTCTTACCGCACAAAAGTTCCACATGCATGATGCTCCTCCACTTGTATTTATCTTTTTTTGTATTCAGCGTTACCTTGACCAGGAAATCCGCGCCATAAATGTATCTCTTTTCTGCTCTTCCCGGCCATCAGGCATCGAAAATCTTCCCGGGATTGAGGATACTGTTCGGGTCCAAGGCCTTCTTGATTGACCGAACCAGGCCCAGATATTCCTGCGAAACCACCAGGTCCATGTACTTTTTCCGCTTGTGTCCGATCCCGTGCTCGCCGGAGATCGTCCCTCCCAGATGGGCCGCGATTTTATAAAGATTCGTGAGAATCTCAGGCACGATATCATGCCACTTTTCCAGCGTCCAGGCAGGGTTCATGACCAGTGTGGCGTGAAGGTTTCCGTCTCCGGCATGCCCATAGCAGGGTATGCTCAGGTCGTACTTCTTTGAGAGTTCCTGGATCTGGCGGACCATCTCGGGAATCGCCGCAATGGACACGACAATATCCTCCAGACTCTGGTGCGGCGAAATCACCTTGAATGCTTCGGCGATGTTCTTCCGCACCTTCCAGATTCTCTGGCTGGTGGTATAGTTATCGGCCACATAGACTTCAATGGCCCCATTTTCCAGGCACAATTCACCGATGATTTCGTATTCCCGCTCGACTTGTTCGGCACTGGGTCCATCCACGGTGATAAGCAGCATGGCCTCCGCCTGCTGATAGGGAATGGACTCATTGAGATACTGACAGGTAACCTCCACGGACGTCTTGTCCATAAACTCGATGGCGGTGGGGATGATGCCTCCCGTGGTCATGATCTTTGGAACCACCGCAATGGCCTCATCCGCCGTTTTGAACAGACACAACAGATCGACATTGACCTTGGGAAGCGGCATAAGCCGGAGAGTGATCTTGGTGAAAACGCCAAGCGTGCCCTCCGAGCCCACCATGAGCTGGATAATGTTGTATCCCGTGACATCCTTGACCAGCTTCCCGCCGAGGTTGATAATCTCACCGGCAGGGGTCACTATCTCCAGGCCGATGACGTAACGTGCCGTGACGCCGTATTTGACCGCTTTTCCCCCTCCGGCGTTCTCGGCTACGTTGCCGCCAATGTAGCAGGTCTCCAGACTCATGGGATAACCCGCATAGAACAAGCCGTCGCTCTTGATCAAATCGTTGATCTCATTGGTCACCAGGCCAGGTTCGACGGTGATGGTCATATTCATCCGGTCGTACTCGATGACCTTGTTCATACGATCCATATGCATGACCACGCCGCCATGAAGCGGTACGGCGCCGCCGGAAAGTCCACTTCCGGCTCCCCGAGGGGTGACCGGGATGTTGTTCTTATTGGCCCATTTCAGGATGGAGGCCACTTCCATCGTTGATTCCGGACGCACCAGCGCTTCGGGCATGTGGGCGTACTGCGATTCGGCCACTTCGTCGTGGGAATACGGTTCGAGTTTCTCCTTATCGCCGTAGATAACATATTTCGCACCGACGATCTCGGCCAGTTCTACGGCCAGTTGCGGAGTAACGGGATTGTAAGGCGAAGGTTTTTTCTCTTTTTTTTGGGTCACGTCTTGAGTTGTCATAACATCATCCTTGCGGGCAAAATTTTCTTTCATGAACACGACCGAGCCTGCCGGATCTTCTCTGCCAGTACCGGGACGACATCAAAGAGGTTGCCGACGATACCGACATTGGCTATACGGAAGATCTGAGCGTCCGGGTCGCTATTTATGGCGACGATATTCTCGCTGGTCTGCATTCCAGCCAGATGCTGGATAGAACCGCTGATGCCTATGGCCACGTAAAGTTTAGGGTTAACGGTCTTACCCGAAAGCCCGATTTGGTGGGGATAGCTTAACCAGCCGCGGTCGATGACCTCGCGCGAGGCGCCCAAGGCGCATTCCAGCGCCTCCTGCAGCGGCTTTATGATTTTGAGATTTTCACCTTTCTTGATACCCCTTCCGATCGAGACGATGACCCCCGCCTCGGCCAAGCCATGCTCCTCCTGGCTCTTCAGGAAACCCAAGCGTTTGATGCGACTGGAAAGCATCTCGGAGGGTGCCTCCAGACGTTCTATTCGGCCTGTGCGGCCGGCTTGCCGAGGAGCGGGCGGAGTGGATTGCGGCCGAACTGTGGCCATTTGGGGTCGATGTTTTGGCGTTTTGATGGTGGCCAGGATGTTCCCGCCGATGGCCGGGCGGGTCTGCAGCAGGTTACCGGTCCCTTCCTCAATATCCAATACCGTACAATCGGCCGTCAGCCCTGTGCCAGCCTTAATGGCCACGTAGGGCATGAGGGTCCTGCCTGTCGACGTTGCCCCCGCGATAAAAATTGCAGGTTGATACCTTTTGATCATTTCCAACAAACAGGCGGCATAGGGCTCGACCAGGAAATGCTCCAGGGCAGGCGCTTCCATGGTCAGCACTTGATCGGCACCGCGCTCGATGAGCTCCTGCAAATCATCCTGGTTTAGGTTGTGCCCGAAAAGGATCGCCGTCAGCTCCGCTTTTTGCTTGTTGGCCAGATCTCTTCCACGGGTTAGTAATTCGTGGCTGATCCCCAGTACTCTTCCGGCGGACTGTTCCGCCAGTACCCATATCCCTTTATCTCCCATGATCGGCTCCATTCCAAAAATAGTTTTATATCAGTTCCTTGGCGCGGAGGTACTCGACCAATCGGTCCGTCGCCATCTGGATACCATTTTCATCGACGGCCATGAATTTTTCGCATTGGCGGGTTACGGTGGGGCGGAATATCTTTACCACCCGGGTCGGTGAACCATTCAGTCCCAGCTTGTCGTATTCAACCTTCAGGTCTTTCGCACCCCAGGTAGTAAGATCCATCTTTTTGGCCCTTTGCTTACCACGGAGGGTCGGCAGACGGGGATCGGCCACCTCCTTGACCACGGTCAATACCGCAGGCAAGGCGACCTGAAGAATTTCGTACCCGTCCTCTACCAAGCGATTTACTTTACAAAAGCCGTCGGCGACTCCATCCACCTTGCTGACATAACTGGCCACAGGAAAGTTCAGGAAAGAAGCGATGCCTGGCCCAACTTGCCCGGTATCTCCGTCTGTGGCCCTTTCACCGCAGATGATCAGGTCCACATTGCCGCTTTCGATGGAGAGCTGACGAATGGCGGCCGACAATACGTAACTGGTCGCCCAGGTATCGCTGCCGCCGAAAGCCCTGTCGGTGACCAGGACTGCCGAGTCGCAGCCCATGGCAATGGCCTCACGCAAAGCGAGAGCCGCCTTGGGCGGCCCCATGGAGAGGGCGGTCACTTCTCCGCCATAAGTTTCACGCAGCCGCATGGCGATCTCGATGGCATAGAGGTCAAGCGGGTTGATAATCGCCTCGACCCCTTCGCGGATCATCGTGCCTGTTGCCTCGTCCATCTTGACTGCGCTGGTTTCAGGCACCTGTTTTATCGGGACAACTATTCGCATAACGTTACTCCTTTACAGACATTATCTACAATAGGTCACTCAACGATGCGCAACCTCAATGGCTTATTTTCAATTTTTTTTAAATACTATACCTGTATAATTAATCAACCTGTCTATTGGTCAGACCATAAAGGAGGCGCGTTCTTTTGTCAAGAGTTTTTTTATTTTTTGGATAATTTTTTTTCTAAGAAAATAACAACTACAAAATCAGTAAGTTAAATAAAATTGCGGCGAGTTATTCGAATGGTATTGAAATACGGTCTTTCAACCGGGGGACCCTGTGGGTAAATTGATTGGATCCCACTTACCAATCATGGTTTAGCATTTTTAATAAAAAATCAAATCCTTCTCTGTGAAAGGTTTGTTCAAATCCCATTGGGCGGATTTCGATTTCGATTTGACCTTCAGCGTTTTCGCCAGCGCGGATTCTGCGAAGTTCAGGTGCTCCATCATTGCCCTCCTGGCACGAACAGGGTTTTTATCACGGATGGCTTCATAGATCTTGGTGTGCTGGACGATCAATTTCTGTGGATGACCGGGAGTCAGGTATAATTGCTTTCTTGCCGCCGACACCGTTTTATGAAAGCTGTCGGAAATAGTATTTAAAAATCGCAAGAGCCAGATATTGTGGGTCGATTCCGCTATGGAGTAATGAAAAGCCATATCGATGTCTTCTCCCTTTTCCGGGTCGTCCTCGGCCGAGGCGGCATTCATCTTTTTGAGATTATCCTCGATCTTTGCCAGGTCCATGGCGGTTGCCCTTTGTGCGGCCAGATGGGCTGAGGCGGATTCAAAAATTTTCCGAATCTCATAGATTTCAAAAAAGGTTCCCCTCTCTACGGCAATAAACATGGCCAACGGTTGGATGATAGACTCCTTTGCCGTTTCCTTCACAAAGGTTCCTCCACCGGTTTTGATCTCCACGAAACCCATTATTTCCAAGGCACGCAAGGCCTCACGGACCGAAGCCCTGCTAACCCGCAATTTTTCCGCCAGTTCTCTTTCTGAAAGCAACTTATCACCGGGCTTTAAATCTCCACTCGCCATAAGATCCTTTATCTGCTCGATAATATCTTCATAAATTTTCCTAGCTTTTATAGGCTGAAAATCCATTAAACATCACCTCTCGTCTCGACATTATTCTTTTTTAAATTATACCGGTTTAATGGTCTTACCGCAAGTCATTTATATGGCGGGTTACTTCCGGATCCTCAATGGATTCATGAAAATGGGTCGGCAGAATTTAGTAGAAGAAGAGAACCCTTGGGTTTTTTCTGGAACCCCGCAGTCTTCTGGCCCAGGCCGGTTACGAGGTGACCGAGATGTTCGAGGCGGACTTGTGCTGCGGTATGGGTGGCCCCTACAGCCAGAAGAATCCGGCCATCTCGGCCCACCTGAAGCGGAAACTTTACAACATACAGGAGACTGGCGCGCCCTTAGTGGCCATGGATTGCCCGGCCTGCGTTCTCCAGACCAGGGGAGGATTTGACAAGGATGGGGAACCGGTCCGGGGGCGGCACACGGCGGAACTGCTGGTGGAAAGACTGCTTTGGTTCGAAAATAAAGTTGCAAGATGCAAGTATGAATTACGGGATCGGGGATCGGGGATCGGGGATCGGGTCTGAGTTTAAGAATAAAGTTGCAAGTGTAAAACCTTGAACCTGTTTCCATCATTAATAGTGCGGGATATCAATACAGCGACACTTTTTCCGTCATTCCCGAATGTCTTTATCGGGAATCCAGGGTTTTTAAGAAAATGGGAAATTAAAGTCCCTATTTTCTTTTTGACGAAGCCCCCGAGAGACGTTACTATAGAATCCACACTTCAAATATCTTTGGTGAGTTTCTATCCAAAAAGGGAAGGCAGGATCCATTGATTTCCTGGTTTAAAAAAATTCCCCCGCGCTGGGTGATTGCCCTGGTGATCGCCCTGGCCGTGGTGTTTTTAGGGATTACCCTGATCCTCGGGATGCGATCGGTTCGGTTGGTTACCCGTCTGGGTGAAGATCTTTTCAATCAAATCCAACTCACCCTGGCCCAAAAAATCGCCGAAGATATTCAAGGAAAAGTTCTGGAGTATGAAAACGGCCTTTTGGAAATGAAGCAGTTGATCAGCGGTCAGGAACGGGAAGCCGCCAGGAACCAGGCCCTCCTGTCCGTGTTCAGCCATCTGCGAAATCAGGGCCTCGCCGAATTTCGGGCTATAGATCCCCTGGGACGATCCCTGTTCGAGTTGGGTTTGCCGGAGACCCCCCCCGACCTGATCCGTCAGGTGCTGAACCGGACCCGTGAACAAAAAGGGACCGACCGGATTTTCATTACCGCCCCCTTCCGGCTCCCGGGACAAACGGACCCGAATTTGTACATGCTCCTGGCGACGGCCGCCTTTCGACCGGACGGTGCCTACAGCGGTGCCTGCTTTCTGCGGCTGGCCGCTAATATGATCGCCCTTCAGGCCTCCATGAATGTGGTTTCGGGCCGGAGCGGGTATGTCTGGATCATTGACCCGGAAGGTGTTTTCCTGGCCCACCATGACCTTACTTTTGTGGGCCGGAGCAGTTTTAAGGCCCGCAGGGAAAAGAATCCCCGATTCTCCTATGAGATCATAGACCGCCTGACCCGTCAGCACCTGTTAAAAGGGGAAGAGGGGACTGCAAGTTATGTAACCGGCTGGCACCGGAATACCGTGGGCCGGGTAACCAAACTGATCGCCTACACGCCGGTCCGTTTTCTTGACCAACCGAAGGCCCCTTCGTTCCAATCCTCTTTTACACCGGTTTTCTGGTCCGTGGCAGTCGTGTCCCCGGAAACGGAAGTTACCGGTCTCTTGCAGGTGGTCAGTAAGCAGCAATGGACGATCGCGGGGTTGCTTATCTTTACCATTGTTTTATCGGCGGTGGTGGCTATCATAATCGCCCTCAGGTGGTCTTCTACGCTCCAGCAGGAAGTGGAACGAAAAACAGCGGCTCTGGGGGCGGCCCAAAAGAAACTGCTCCACGCGGAGCGGCTGACTGCTGTCGGGCAAGGGGTGGTGCGGGTTTCTCACGAAATCAAGAATCCGCTCATGGTTATCGGCGGTTTTGCCCGCCAGGTGGCCCGGAAAATCCAGGGAGATGAGTCTTCGGTCCAAAAACTGAACCTGATCGTCGAAGAGGTCCGGCGGCTGGAAAAACTGCTGACCGAGGTGCGTGATTTCACCCGGGTCAAAGAACCGGCCATGGAGGAGGGGAACATCAATCTCGTGGTACAAGCCGTGGCCGACCTTATGGAATCAACGTTATCTTCGGCCGGGGTAAAACTGGAACTTCAGTTGGTGCCTGATCCAGGGCTTTGCCGGTTTGATCCGGATCAGATTAAACAGGTGTTGATTAATCTGGTTAAAAATGCTATGGAGGCCATGCCGCAAGGGGGGTGTATTACTATTCGAACCCGCGGGGAACGCCAAGGGATTTTCGTAGAAGTCATCGATACCGGCCAGGGCATCACCCCGGAACATTTGAACGAAATATTTAATCCTTTCTTTACCACCAAGGAAAAAGGAACGGGGTTGGGTCTAGCGGTATCTATGAAAATTCTGAACGATCACAATGGAGAAATGCTGGTTTCCAGTTGCCTGGGAGAGGGATCGGTGTTTACCATACGCCTTCCCAGGCAGCCCGTATATTAGTACTACAGCGAATTTTTTAGGGACTTTGAATTCTCATTTTCTTGAAAAACCTGGATTCCCGATAAAGACATTCGGGAATGACGTAAAGAATGTCGCTGTAGTATTTGTTAATTCATTTTTAAATCAGAGTTGATTCACCACAGAGACACAGAGAGCACAGAGAATTTCTCTCTTTCTTTGGCGGAAGAAACCGCCCCAAAAAACCACTATCATCGCTTTGCGAACCAGGGTTAATGGGGTGCCGATTTTATTCCACCACCCAGACCGTGCAATTGCGTGCCCGGCTGACGATCATACTGGAGATGCTGCCTAACAGAAATTCCTCACTGCGTGAAAGCCCCTGTCTTCCGACCACGATAGTGCTGTACCCGGTTTCATCCCGTTCCGAAAGGATGCATTCCGCCATGGAGGGGCAATAACGGAGATTGGACCGAACGGTAACATCTTCCGGTTCAGAAACCACCTGCAGGATAGTGACCTTGAAGCCCGCTAAACCGCCCAGCATGTGACCCACAAAAGCCCTCAGCCCCCATCCAAAATCTCCCGGACTTTTTGGGCCAGGGCATTCATGGGAAAGGGTTTTTGAATAAAATGCATCTCTTTTCTTAAAACCCCGTGGTGGATAACAGCATCATCGGTATAGCCCGACATAAAGATCACCTTCATCTCCGGGCGCAATGTTAAGAGATGGTCTCTTAATTCCCGGCCGCTCATTCCAGGCATCACGACGTCAGTAATCAAAAGCTGTATCGATTCATTCGGGTATTCCTGAACCAACCGAATCGCTTCCCGACCGTCTGCGGCTAATAATACTTCATACCCGCAGGTTTGAAGGGTTTTTCGAATGATTTTTCCCACTTCTTTTTCATCCTCGGCCACCAAAATGGTTTCCGACCCTTTGGGCAGTTCCTGGGGGTGGTTTAGAAATCCGTCTGATTCAGAAGTCTGGTCGACCCTTGGGAGATAGATCTTGAAGGTGGTGCCAAGGTTTTCCTCACTATAGACCCAGATGTTTCCGCCGCTCTGTTTGACAATCCCGTAGATCGTCGACAATCCCAATCCCGTCCCTTTGCCTAATTCTTTGGTAGTAAAAAAGGGTTCAAATATTCGATCCTTCACCTCCGGAGTCATGCCCGCCCCGGTATCCGTTACGGAAAGTCTGACGTAAGGACCGGCTTGGACCCCGGCATGGGTCTGGGCATAGGTTTTATCCAACTCGACATTGTCGGTTTCGATGAGGAGCTTTCCTCCATAAGGCATGGCATCCCGGGCGTTGACCGTAAGGTTAAGGATCACCTGTTCGATCTGGCCGGGATCGGTCTTTATTTTTCCTAAATCCTCAGCCAGGGAATGGACCACTTCGATATCCTCCCCGAGAATCCGACGGAGCATCTTGTCTAAATCTTTTAAAAGGATATTTAAATCGATCACTTTCATCTCCAGCATCTGCCGGCGGCTGAAAGCCAGAAGCTGGCGCGTAAGATCCGAGGCCCGTTCCCCGGCTTTTTTGATCTGGTCAATGGCTTCTCCGGCCTGTTCCCCCCGTTGAAGTTTCAAGGCCGCCAGTTCACTGTAACCCTGGATGATGGTGAGGATATTGTTAAAATCGTGGGCCACTCCCCCGGCCAGCCGGCCGATGGCCTCCATCTTCTGAGACTGACGCAGTTGTTCTTCCAAAAAGGTTTTTTCAATTTCCGCCTGCCGGCGATCAGCCAGTTCTTTTTCCAACTGGCTGTTGGCTTTGGCCAAATCAGCGGTACGGACCCCCACCTGTTCTTCCAGGTGCTGGCGGTGGCCTTCCAGTTCCCGATCCCGTATCTGGATTTGCTCCAACATGTCGTTGAAGCCTTCGGCCATGGAACCCAATTCATCATTTTGAAGAACAGGGGCCCTTAGGGAATAATTTTTATCTTTGGAGATGGTCCCCATCAACTGAACCAACGTATTGATCGGCCTTGTGATGACCTGATGCAATTTAGATAATAAAATAAAGGCTACCAGAAGGGATATGCCCAGGGCCAGGGAGACCATGATCACATACCGCAGGAGAAGGGAATAAAACTTGTTCAGATCCGAATGAAAATAAACGGTCCCGATTATTTTATCGTTGAAAACGATTGGCTGGGATAACCGCAGCGAATTGATTCCAAATTGAAACCCCTGGCCCGGAAATGGAGAAGAAAGGCTGTTCCCTTCGGCCCCTGGTCTTTGGTAGGCGGCAAAGATCTTACCATCTGTCGAATAAATCACGGCCTGGATAATATTGGGCGCGGTCTGTAATACGGATAAGGTTTCCCCGGCCGCCTTCGGGTCATTGAACAGGAGAGCCGAGGTGCAATGCCGGCCGATCATCCTGGCTTCAATCCTCAGGTCGTTGACCAGGGAACGGCGGAACAAGATCAGCTCATGGGTCATCAAAATCATATTAGCCAAAAGCAAGGCCGCGCCGGTGGTTAACAGGCTGATCCGTATTAGTTTTCTTTTAATGGAACGATTTCGGACTTCAGGCATTTCAATCTTTTTCCCTTAGGAGGTTTCCTGAATAATTTTTGCCAGTTTAAGGAGATGGGAACTGATTTTAAAACCGGCCCGTCTGGCCGCATCCATATTGATTTCAAAACGGACCTTGTTCCGCTCAATAAAAAAATTAATCATCACCCCTTGCTGACCGAACCCCTCAGAGTCTCCGATCGAGAGGATCCCCAGTTCGTTAGTCTGTTTAAGGATCGAGGGTAAACGATTTTTTTCTGAATGAGTGATGAACAGTACCTGGGCGTCTTTCAGATCAGGGATGGATTGGGAATGCCGGATAGATAATTTCCGGCCCTGCACGGTTTCTCCCTGGTAATTTTCAAAGACGGCAGCAAAGGGATTTTCGCCCAGGATATAAAGATTAAAAGAGGGATGAAGTTTCTTGTTCGGTTTTACCGGCCATTCGATAAACTGAAGAAAATTATAGATAAAAGCCGCCTTGATCTGATATTCGGTGGGTTTTTGCTCCTGGGCATAAAGTGCCCCGCCCGGCAATAGGGCCCAAGAGAGAAAACTGATGAAAAAGAAAAGGATGGTCCGCAGGTTTTTGGGTAACATTCGTTCCAGCCGAAATCTTTTAGAACCGATAAGTCAATTTTATGCGAAAAGCACGTCCGTCCTGGGTAATACTATCCGACCGATGTTCCGCTGATCCGGGGTCGCCGTAGGATGAATCAAAAAGATTATAAATGGTGCCGGAAATTTCCAGCCCCCGGCTCAGGTTCCGGGCCAGCAGGGTTATATTCATAGTGAAAACGTCATCGACGGCATTCCCGGCAAGGGTTTTACGTCTGCTGGTGTATTGCAGCTCCGGTCCCAAAAAAAGCTTTTCCTTAAAGAGGGGGATATTCAAATTGAACTTGGCCAAATGCCTTGGAGAATTGGTTAAGGTCTCCCCGGTTTCTTTGTTTTTGGCCTCCTGGAGGGTATAGCTGATTTTACTTTCCAAACCGGTAGCCCATCGACCCGCCAGCTCCAGTTCCATGCCCAAGGCTTCCGTTTTCCCGGTATTTCTAAATACCAATAACCCATCGGAGGGATCGATGGTCTGATTGATGAGGTTGTCTATGGTGTAATAATAGAAGGCTGAATGGCCCCGAAGATGTTTGCCCAAGTATTGTTCAAAGACCAACTCATAGGTCCTGATAGTTTCAGGTTTCAGGTTGGGGTTGGATTTGGCGGTTAAGCCCTGGTCTTGATAATACAATTCGTAGATATTTGGCGCCCGAAAGGCCGTGCCGTAGAGAAGTTTAAAAGTGGTTTTCTCCAGTGGGCTGTAGATCAAGGCCAGCCGCGGATTGGTGGTCCCCCCAAAGGTTTCAAAATAGTCATAACGCAGGCCGGCATTGAGGATCAGGTTAGGAAGGATGGAAAATTCATCCTGGAGGTAGAAGGCCCAGTTTTGGCTGTTCCTTTTATCGTCGAGATAAATTGTTGACGGGTCCTCATCATAATTACGCTGGTTTTGACGGATATTGTCGACATATTCCACCCCAAAGGTCACCTTGTGTTTTTTGACCAGGGTGCGGGTTACCCTTGATTCCAACCCCCACCATTCCCCAAGAGAAGAATCTTTATTGATCACGCCGTCATAAAAATATTCCGCTTTATACCGGTAATAGTCATAAAAAACACGGGCCGTGAAATCCCAACCCTCAGGGAAGAGATGCTGGTATTTGAGATCCAGATAGGCCCGTCCGTCGATGGTATGATTGCCCGGATTATTGAAATCGGTTCCATAGGAACCGGTGGGAAGTACCTTCTTCCGGTCGTTTAAGGCCCCCTGAAGGGTGAACTCATTAAAAGACCAGGTGGTGAAAAAACGGTAGGAGCGGTCATCGTCCACATTTTGGGCTATTCCATTATTGGTGGACGGGTCGTCAAATTCCTTGAAATAGAGACGGTCATTGCCCCGACTGTCAGAATAAGAACCGGACAGGATCATTTCCAGACCATTTAAAAATTGATCGCCATAGGTCAAGCGGCCCTTATAGGTTTCAAGGCTTCCGGCTTCCCCCGAAGCCTCCAGACCTTTTATACCGTCCCCCTTTCTGGTGATGATGTGAATAGCGGCAAAAAAGGCGTTACTGCCGTAAAGGGATGAACCGGGCCCGCGGATGAATTCCAGGCGGTCGATCAGGTCGATATCGAGTATGAATTCCGATCCTATCAGTAAGCTGTCGTAAATATTATCATTAATTCGATGGCCATCGATCAGGAGCAGGATCCGGGAGTTATAATCTCCGGGGCGCCCAAAGCCTCTTACTCCCAAATAACTGTAATTCCTGTCATTGGTAACAAAAACGCCGCGGATGCTCCGCAGAACCTCCGCCAGGGTCCGATAGCCGAATTTTTTGATTTCTTCGGCCGTCACTACGGTTACCGAAGAAGGGGCTTCGGTGACCTTCTGTAAAAATTTCGAAGCCCCGTAAACCGTGGTGACTTCTATTTCCATCAACTGTTCCAGGGTCAATCGTTTGAGATTAGGCCCTGTTCCGACTGTTTCTGCTCCCAGATCACCGATTACGGCCCCTATGGTCATCACCAGGCAGCAGGCCAACCCCTTCAAACCGATCTTCGATCGTTTTGATAATATGAAATTTTTATGGTCCATATCCAAAAAATATTCTGATTTCCCTTTCTCCCATGTTATCGGCAAATTTTCAAATTAAATTGAATAGAAAATTTCAAAAAAAAACTATTTGAAATTTTTATGTTCCTATTTTTTACAGAAGGTAAAGATAAAATCTTCCAGGAGAAAGGCCGGGGTGGCGCCGCTGGTTTTAAGCCGGCGGTCGGCTTCATGGAGGGCTTCCAAAGCGGAAACCAATCGCGGAAGGGGAAAATTCGCCGCTGTTTTCATTGTATTGAAAAGAACAAAGGGGTGGGTTTTCGATAAAGGCTCCGGTAATGGGATTTGTTTTAACTGGGGCTGGATCAAGGCAGAAAAAGCCCCAAAGTCCTTCCAGGCCCGGGGAGGGATTTGGGAAACCGCTTT
Above is a window of Deltaproteobacteria bacterium DNA encoding:
- a CDS encoding response regulator, giving the protein MPEVRNRSIKRKLIRISLLTTGAALLLANMILMTHELILFRRSLVNDLRIEARMIGRHCTSALLFNDPKAAGETLSVLQTAPNIIQAVIYSTDGKIFAAYQRPGAEGNSLSSPFPGQGFQFGINSLRLSQPIVFNDKIIGTVYFHSDLNKFYSLLLRYVIMVSLALGISLLVAFILLSKLHQVITRPINTLVQLMGTISKDKNYSLRAPVLQNDELGSMAEGFNDMLEQIQIRDRELEGHRQHLEEQVGVRTADLAKANSQLEKELADRRQAEIEKTFLEEQLRQSQKMEAIGRLAGGVAHDFNNILTIIQGYSELAALKLQRGEQAGEAIDQIKKAGERASDLTRQLLAFSRRQMLEMKVIDLNILLKDLDKMLRRILGEDIEVVHSLAEDLGKIKTDPGQIEQVILNLTVNARDAMPYGGKLLIETDNVELDKTYAQTHAGVQAGPYVRLSVTDTGAGMTPEVKDRIFEPFFTTKELGKGTGLGLSTIYGIVKQSGGNIWVYSEENLGTTFKIYLPRVDQTSESDGFLNHPQELPKGSETILVAEDEKEVGKIIRKTLQTCGYEVLLAADGREAIRLVQEYPNESIQLLITDVVMPGMSGRELRDHLLTLRPEMKVIFMSGYTDDAVIHHGVLRKEMHFIQKPFPMNALAQKVREILDGG
- a CDS encoding YfiR family protein, with amino-acid sequence MLPKNLRTILFFFISFLSWALLPGGALYAQEQKPTEYQIKAAFIYNFLQFIEWPVKPNKKLHPSFNLYILGENPFAAVFENYQGETVQGRKLSIRHSQSIPDLKDAQVLFITHSEKNRLPSILKQTNELGILSIGDSEGFGQQGVMINFFIERNKVRFEINMDAARRAGFKISSHLLKLAKIIQETS
- a CDS encoding TonB-dependent receptor codes for the protein MDHKNFILSKRSKIGLKGLACCLVMTIGAVIGDLGAETVGTGPNLKRLTLEQLMEIEVTTVYGASKFLQKVTEAPSSVTVVTAEEIKKFGYRTLAEVLRSIRGVFVTNDRNYSYLGVRGFGRPGDYNSRILLLIDGHRINDNIYDSLLIGSEFILDIDLIDRLEFIRGPGSSLYGSNAFFAAIHIITRKGDGIKGLEASGEAGSLETYKGRLTYGDQFLNGLEMILSGSYSDSRGNDRLYFKEFDDPSTNNGIAQNVDDDRSYRFFTTWSFNEFTLQGALNDRKKVLPTGSYGTDFNNPGNHTIDGRAYLDLKYQHLFPEGWDFTARVFYDYYRYKAEYFYDGVINKDSSLGEWWGLESRVTRTLVKKHKVTFGVEYVDNIRQNQRNYDEDPSTIYLDDKRNSQNWAFYLQDEFSILPNLILNAGLRYDYFETFGGTTNPRLALIYSPLEKTTFKLLYGTAFRAPNIYELYYQDQGLTAKSNPNLKPETIRTYELVFEQYLGKHLRGHSAFYYYTIDNLINQTIDPSDGLLVFRNTGKTEALGMELELAGRWATGLESKISYTLQEAKNKETGETLTNSPRHLAKFNLNIPLFKEKLFLGPELQYTSRRKTLAGNAVDDVFTMNITLLARNLSRGLEISGTIYNLFDSSYGDPGSAEHRSDSITQDGRAFRIKLTYRF